A region of Larimichthys crocea isolate SSNF chromosome X, L_crocea_2.0, whole genome shotgun sequence DNA encodes the following proteins:
- the stox2a gene encoding storkhead-box protein 2 isoform X2 has protein sequence MKKNRSSNMRRAWPSSELTERPLEHNLSRSEKDIRVQKQHLPPPPPPHFSPSPPSYRAPGDVSPISMSPISQSQFIPLGEILCLAISAMNSAHKPVNQEALVEHLTASFPGVPTPSSEVLRHTLNMLVRERKIYPTPEGYFIVTPQTYFITPSLIRTNNKWYHLDDRLQERQPQSQQQQQQQQQQQQQQQQQQQQQQQQPQQCTSPQSGNVTPSTPGCLRERPPRKNHGDSYNSYREESSRLHTSALQSKSPKEHRGDSYQSKPPKDHNSGEPPPSTSAKEHRGEPPSYPYPPLATSPPVQQPPPQDSADKSKSITSFPYKTDTLTKKKEGSGSGGSGEKQSKRFGLRLFRLSFKKDKMRQLATFSAQFPPEEWPLRDEDVPTTPIPREVEMEIIRRINPDLTVENVARHTAVMKRLEEERTQKNKAGSSAQHSARSRRGRGHRRAPHGKSRSHSKPRTSRGDPSEGSNWDLLFMERDYRFFSHSLVRSPREAMYTLERRRSGGATYLVHSNPNITESYCPVTPEWDVSGELAKRRTEMPFPEPSRGTCQSRVQRSHSHNQDRKSRHERSDQAKERSRSMDNSLKGPSLGPPEDFEHSLEERSHYYTDDGTLRATQKSSHYSRIMFSAAKFHSDFNVPDLGKGSLDESRIRSTMERNKSRDSLPTYNELMGLSPKPSTDEYFQCNTSNETILTAPSPQAKSEYDTLTSTGGIRKGSPADRQTPHLTSPHTMEYKEDLSAAKGQNGSVRLTPSQTPEPVQNARLTPHQHNVDPGGGGGGGMVIKRKEIFSKDTLFKPPHNALSTGYVDSSYTKSGTLRKASHAKSTEALDNPEPQQPSNSATSSASPAVLPGCLEPTVPSASFDYYNVSDDEEEEEAEEDSHKELAKAEDNKDHGEGGGNGGGSGGGGEGTMQWLLEREKDHDLQRKLETNLTLLSPKETENSSSQKSAHSARLDSMDSSSVTVDSGFNSPRTRESLASNTSSIVESNRRQNPALSPGHIGTSSIGLPFSFRAIPEPPTTQPEKLQKSSNCLASITSV, from the exons ATGAAGAAGAACCGCAGCAGCAATATGCGGCGGGCCTGGCCCAGCTCAGAGCTTACCGAACGCCCGCTGGAGCACAATCTCTCCCGTAGTGAGAAAGACATCCGTGTGCAGAAGCAGcatcttcctccccctcctcctcctcatttctcTCCGTCCCCGCCAAGTTATCGTGCGCCAG GTGACGTGTCTCCGATCAGTATGTCACCTATCAGCCAGTCACAGTTCATCCCGCTGGGGGAGATCTTGTGCCTGGCCATCTCTGCTATGAACTCTGCCCACAAGCCTGTCAACCAGGAGGCTCTGGTGGAGCACCTCACTGCCAGCTTCCCAG GTGTGCCTACACCCAGCTCAGAGGTTCTGCGACATACCCTGAACATGCTGGTGCGAGAGAGGAAGATCTACCCAACTCCAGAGGGCTACTTCATTGTCACCCCCCAGACCTACTTTATCACTCCCTCCCTCATCAGAACTAACAACAAGTGGTATCACCTGGATGATCGGCTGCAAGAGCGCCAAccacagtcacagcagcagcagcagcagcagcaacagcaacagcagcagcagcagcagcaacagcagcagcagcagcaacaacctCAGCAATGCACTTCGCCTCAGTCTGGCAACGTCACACCATCCACACCTGGCTGCCTGAGAGAGAGGCCTCCTCGTAAGAATCACGGTGACTCATACAACTCCTATCGCGAAGAATCGTCCAGACTTCACACCTCTGCGCTCCAAAGTAAGTCACCAAAGGAGCACAGGGGAGATTCTTATCAAAGTAAGCCGCCCAAGGATCACAACAGCGGAGAACCTCCACCAAGCACGTCAGCCAAGGAGCACCGAGGAGAACCGCCGTCATATCCTTATCCCCCTCTTGCCACTTCCCCTCCTGTCCAGCAACCGCCGCCTCAAGATTCTGCCGATAAGAGCAAAAGCATCACTTCTTTCCCTTATAAAACTGACACTCTgaccaaaaagaaagaaggaagtgGTAGCGGCGGAAGTGGCGAGAAGCAATCCAAAAGGTTTGGTCTCAGGCTCTTCAGGCTGAGTTTCAAGAAGGACAAAATGAGGCAGCTGGCCACCTTCTCAGCCCAGTTCCCCCCAGAGGAGTGGCCTCTTCGTGACGAGGATGTGCCAACTACGCCCATTCCCCgtgaggtggagatggagataATCCGCCGAATCAACCCCGACCTAACAGTGGAGAATGTGGCAAGGCACACAGCTGTGATGAAGAGGCTGGAGGAAGAGCGCACGCAGAAGAACAAGGCAGGGTCTTCAGCCCAGCACAGTGCACGcagcaggagagggaggggacaCAGGAGGGCCCCACATGGTAAGTCTCGCTCACACAGCAAGCCTCGAACCTCCAGGGGAGACCCGTCTGAGGGTTCAAACTGGGACCTTTTGTTCATGGAAAGGGATTACCGCTTCTTTAGCCACTCGTTAGTTCGCTCACCTCGGGAGGCCATGTACACCTTGGAACGCAGGCGAAGTGGAGGCGCAACATACCTGGTCCATAGCAACCCCAACATTACTGAATCGTACTGCCCAGTTACCCCTGAGTGGGACGTGTCTGGGGAGCTAGCCAAGAGACGGACGGAGATGCCCTTCCCTGAGCCATCACGTGGGACATGCCAGTCCAGAGTGCAAAGAAGTCACAGTCACAATCAGGACAGGAAGTCGCGTCACGAGAGGTCAGATCAAGCTAAGGAGCGCTCTCGGTCTATGGACAACTCCCTCAAGGGCCCGTCGCTGGGGCCGCCAGAAGACTTTGAACACAGTCTGGAGGAGCGTAGTCATTACTACACCGATGACGGCACCTTACGCGCCACGCAGAAGTCCTCCCACTACTCAAGGATCATGTTCTCTGCTGCTAAGTTCCACTCTGATTTTAATGTGCCTGATTTAGGGAAAGGGAGTTTGGACGAGTCAAGGATCCGGAGTACGATGGAGAGGAACAAAAGCAGAGACAGCTTGCCAACGTACAATGAGCTAATGGGACTTTCTCCTAAGCCCTCAACAGATGAGTACTTCCAGTGCAATACGTCAAATGAAACAATCCTAACTGCCCCTTCGCCTCAGGCAAAATCAGAATATGACACATTAACCTCAACAGGGGGAATCCGAAAGGGCTCTCCGGCTGACCGCCAAACGcctcacctcacctctcctcaTACGATGGAGTACAAAGAGGACTTGTCGGCAGCAAAGGGACAGAACGGCTCAGTGCGACTGACGCCAAGCCAGACGCCAGAGCCGGTGCAAAATGCCCGTTTGACGCCACACCAACACAATGTAGATCccggagggggaggaggaggcggtaTGGTGATCAAGAGGAAAGAGATCTTCAGCAAGGACACTTTGTTCAAACCTCCACACAATGCCTTGTCCACAGGCTACGTGGACAGCAGCTACACCAAGTCCGGCACATTGCGGAAAGCCTCACATGCCAAATCAACAGAGGCCCTAGACAATCCTGAGCCCCAGCAGCCTTCCAATTCAGCCACTTCCTCAGCGTCACCTGCAGTTTTACCGGGCTGCTTAGAGCCAACAGTCCCCTCCGCCTCCTTTGACTATTATAATGTATCAGacgatgaggaagaggaagaggcagaggaggactCGCACAAAGAGTTGGCGAAGGCAGAGGACAACAAAGACCACGGGGAAGGGGGTGGTAACGGTGGaggcagtggtggtggtggggagggaACCATGCAGTGGCTACTGGAGCGGGAGAAGGACCATGATCTGCAGCGGAAACTGGAGACCAATCTGACCTTACTCAGCCCCAAGGAGACggagaacagcagcagccagaagTCGGCCCACTCTGCCCGTTTGGACAGCATGGACAGCAGCAGTGTCACGGTGGACAGTGGATTCAACTCCCCCAG GACGCGTGAAAGCCTTGCATCCAACACATCCAGCATAGTGGAAAGCAATAGACGGCAGAATCCAGCGCTGAGCCCCGGCCACATTGGCACCAGTAGTATTGGACTGCCATTCAGCTTTCGCGCCATCCCAGAACCCCCCACCACACAGCCTGAGAAACTCCAGAAGTCATCGAACTGCCTGGCCTCCATCACCAGCGTCTGA